AGTATTGAAATGGCACTTAACGGGTTAGTTGGTAGACAGGTATTAGGTATGGCAACGCAAAGAGCACAGGAGGTATGGATAAAAAATGTATAAAGTACTTGTTACAGACGGAATTAGTGACACTGGTCTAAAGAGCTTGTTTAATCATCCTGACTTTTTGATTGAGCGGCAGCCAACTATACCAGAGGAAGAATTAATTAAAATTATTGGGAAATACGACGCACTAATCGTTCGTAGTCAAACTAAGGTAACCGAAAAACTTCTCAAATTTGCGGACCATCTAAGAATTATTGCTAGGGCCGGTGTTGGAGTTGATAATATCGATGTGAACGCAGCAACTAAAAAAGGAATAATCGTTATTAATGCCCCTGGCGCCAATACGATTGCGGCAACTGAGCATACTTTAGCGATGATGCTATCACTAGCCAGAAAGATACCACAGGCATATGTAACGACATTGAACGGGAAATGGGATCGGAATTCTTTTAAAGGAGTAGAATTATACAAAAAGACACTTGGCGTCATCGGTATGGGGAAAATCGGAGTTGAAGTGGCTAAACGGGCCAAGAGCTTCGGCATGAACATTTTAGGATTTGATCCATATCTATCAGAAGAACGTGCCGAAAAACTAGGCATCACAAAAGCAAGCCTTGATAAGATTGCTAGTGAATCCGATTTTATAACCGTTCATACTCCGTTAACAAATGAAACAAGAGGATTAATCAATGAGGATTATTTAAGAAAAACAAAAAAAGGGGTCAGATTAATAAATTGCGCACGTGGTGGGATCATTGATGAAGAAGCATTGGTAGAAGCCATTCAGTCTGGTCATGTTGCGGGTGCAGCCCTTGATGTGTTCGAACAAGAGCCAGTTGCTAATCCTGAACTACTTCAAAATCCAAATATTATCATTACACCCCATCTTGGGGCCTCAACAGTTGAGGCTCAAGAAAAGGTTGCCGAAGAAGTAAGTGCAGAAATCATTGAAATCTTTGAGTCCGGATCCATCCACAATGCGGTAAATATGCCCCAAATGTCTGGTGAAGCACAGAAAAAAATGAAGCCTTATTTATTATTGGGTGATCAACTCGGAAGATTGGTCTTGCAATTATTCAAGCAAGCACCCGCTAAAATTGAGATTAACTACTACGGTGAACTTATTGTTGAGGATACTGACCTATTAACAAGAACGATGATTAAAGGGATTTTATCGCATCATTTAAGTGACTCTGTGAATCTAATCAATATTTTTCATTTATTAAAAGAACAGGGAGTTTCTTATAATGTTCAAAAAAATGCAGCAAATATAGGCTTTGCCAATTATTTAGAAT
The Neobacillus sp. PS3-40 genome window above contains:
- the serA gene encoding phosphoglycerate dehydrogenase — protein: MYKVLVTDGISDTGLKSLFNHPDFLIERQPTIPEEELIKIIGKYDALIVRSQTKVTEKLLKFADHLRIIARAGVGVDNIDVNAATKKGIIVINAPGANTIAATEHTLAMMLSLARKIPQAYVTTLNGKWDRNSFKGVELYKKTLGVIGMGKIGVEVAKRAKSFGMNILGFDPYLSEERAEKLGITKASLDKIASESDFITVHTPLTNETRGLINEDYLRKTKKGVRLINCARGGIIDEEALVEAIQSGHVAGAALDVFEQEPVANPELLQNPNIIITPHLGASTVEAQEKVAEEVSAEIIEIFESGSIHNAVNMPQMSGEAQKKMKPYLLLGDQLGRLVLQLFKQAPAKIEINYYGELIVEDTDLLTRTMIKGILSHHLSDSVNLINIFHLLKEQGVSYNVQKNAANIGFANYLELIVTQGNETASIGATVLNGYGARIVKINDYRIDVRPERNLLYIKHKDIPGMVGKVGSLLGEYLINIGTMQVGRSTIGGEAIMVLTLDKKLKEDVVQSLTSINGLDEAQFLELSTVDSIFPGQVELAMAESL